The Mycetohabitans endofungorum genome contains a region encoding:
- the murI gene encoding glutamate racemase: MTMRNTAPVGVFDSGVGGLSVLHAIRAALPDEALLYCADSRYAPYGERDDTFIAARTLGIGRWLAAQHVKAIVVACNTATAHTVSMLRERLQLPIIGVEPGIKPAALQSRTRVAGVLATASTLKSARFNALLAQYGGDCRFVCQAGHGLVDAIEAGDIDSPVVIQLLSACLQPILDASADTLVLGCTHYPFLLNAVRTITADQLHIIDTGEAIARQLVRRLTDQQLLADTSPAAAAHTEPTPVPTPLRLVTTGDARQLTRIAWQLLGVNVAAEHVEIASEPLYLNVPA, translated from the coding sequence ATGACGATGCGCAACACGGCGCCGGTCGGCGTGTTCGACTCCGGAGTCGGGGGTCTATCGGTGCTGCACGCGATCCGTGCGGCATTACCCGATGAGGCGCTGCTGTATTGCGCCGATTCCCGCTACGCGCCGTATGGCGAGCGCGACGACACGTTCATCGCGGCGCGCACGCTGGGCATCGGCCGGTGGCTCGCGGCGCAACATGTGAAGGCAATTGTAGTGGCCTGCAACACCGCCACCGCGCATACCGTATCGATGCTGCGCGAGCGGCTACAGCTGCCGATCATCGGCGTCGAGCCGGGCATCAAGCCTGCCGCGTTGCAGTCGCGCACCCGCGTGGCCGGCGTACTGGCGACCGCCAGCACGCTCAAGAGCGCGCGCTTCAACGCGCTGCTCGCCCAGTACGGCGGCGATTGCCGATTCGTGTGCCAGGCAGGCCATGGCCTGGTCGACGCCATCGAGGCAGGCGACATCGATTCGCCGGTCGTCATACAGCTTCTGTCCGCATGCCTGCAGCCAATCCTGGACGCCAGCGCCGACACATTGGTGCTGGGCTGTACCCACTATCCGTTTCTGCTAAATGCGGTACGCACCATTACCGCCGACCAGCTTCACATCATCGACACCGGCGAAGCCATCGCACGTCAACTGGTGCGACGGCTGACCGACCAGCAGTTACTGGCCGACACGAGCCCGGCCGCCGCCGCACACACCGAACCAACACCCGTGCCAACACCGTTGCGGCTCGTCACCACAGGCGACGCCCGGCAATTGACTCGTATCGCTTGGCAACTGCTCGGCGTCAACGTAGCTGCCGAACACGTCG